From Nitrospiria bacterium, the proteins below share one genomic window:
- the nth gene encoding endonuclease III → MKSIDWAIQILKQEIMQWKEPIVGVVANQTRDPFQVLISCVLSLRTKDETTAGASERLFKLASTPQTMGRLRNSKIEKTIYPVGFYRTKAKSIKEICKRLVHQYAGKVPDEIEELVKLPGVGRKTANLVVTLGYQKYGICVDTHVHRISNRWGYVKTKTPEDTEVSLRKKLPKKYWMIFNDLLVPYGQNLCRPISPFCSLCKISSFCCKVGVNSSR, encoded by the coding sequence ATGAAATCCATTGACTGGGCAATCCAAATCCTGAAACAAGAGATCATGCAATGGAAGGAACCCATTGTCGGTGTGGTGGCCAACCAAACCCGGGACCCTTTCCAGGTATTGATCTCCTGTGTGTTGAGTCTCCGAACCAAGGATGAAACCACGGCAGGGGCATCGGAGCGCCTTTTTAAACTCGCGTCTACCCCTCAAACCATGGGGAGGTTGCGAAATTCAAAAATTGAAAAAACCATTTATCCTGTCGGGTTTTACCGAACCAAGGCCAAAAGCATAAAAGAGATTTGCAAAAGGTTGGTCCATCAATACGCAGGGAAGGTTCCTGATGAAATCGAAGAGTTGGTGAAACTACCCGGTGTGGGGAGAAAAACGGCGAATTTGGTGGTCACACTGGGTTATCAAAAATATGGAATTTGTGTAGATACCCATGTTCACCGGATCTCAAACCGCTGGGGTTATGTCAAAACCAAAACACCCGAGGACACCGAAGTATCCCTCCGAAAAAAACTCCCAAAAAAATATTGGATGATTTTTAACGATCTTTTGGTTCCCTACGGACAGAACCTTTGCCGTCCCATCTCCCCATTTTGTAGTTTGTGTAAAATTTCGTCCTTCTGCTGTAAAGTGGGTGTTAATTCCAGCCGATAA
- a CDS encoding lysylphosphatidylglycerol synthase transmembrane domain-containing protein → MSPKKWILNGLRIGAGFAILGFLFFKIDISEFIEIIKKANLSLFLITLISYILVQIIFSFRWQLLLKVFQLFIPLISLLKAYLIGLFWTNLIPTAIGGDVVRGYYMYRYTKKGKEVAISVIVERFTGFTAQVLIGLVALAIIFRSLPDPMVAWVIIGTTLIYIVSLFILFNQTIFILSERLLQKINAEKLGQMVLKIYDAISLYKSAPMVLIQTVFISLMVQAITIVIYYILSLSLHLSIPLFYFFLFLPIINIISMIPITPGGFGLREGVSVTLFGTIGVSQAHALGLSLAWFLVIVLTSLIGGVLYFLKGTSPPPITPQKPF, encoded by the coding sequence ATGAGCCCAAAAAAATGGATTTTAAATGGACTTCGGATCGGTGCTGGGTTTGCTATTTTGGGGTTTCTTTTCTTTAAAATCGATATCTCTGAATTCATTGAAATCATAAAGAAAGCCAATCTTTCCCTTTTCTTGATTACTCTAATTTCCTATATCCTCGTCCAAATCATTTTTTCTTTTCGGTGGCAACTCCTGTTAAAGGTCTTTCAACTATTTATCCCTTTAATTAGCCTCTTGAAGGCTTACCTGATTGGGCTGTTTTGGACAAACTTAATTCCAACGGCCATTGGGGGAGACGTGGTAAGGGGGTATTATATGTACCGTTATACAAAAAAGGGGAAGGAGGTGGCCATCTCAGTTATTGTTGAACGATTCACAGGGTTTACCGCCCAGGTGTTAATTGGGTTGGTTGCGCTTGCCATTATTTTTAGGTCTCTCCCGGACCCCATGGTTGCATGGGTTATTATCGGGACGACTCTAATCTACATAGTCTCTCTATTTATACTTTTTAATCAAACCATATTCATACTTTCTGAACGTTTACTTCAAAAAATTAATGCCGAGAAGCTTGGCCAAATGGTCCTAAAAATCTATGATGCCATCTCCCTTTACAAATCCGCTCCCATGGTTCTAATTCAAACCGTTTTTATTTCTCTTATGGTTCAAGCAATTACAATTGTTATCTATTATATCCTGTCCCTTTCACTGCATCTATCAATTCCCTTATTCTATTTTTTCCTTTTTCTTCCTATTATCAATATCATATCAATGATTCCCATTACGCCGGGCGGGTTTGGTTTGCGTGAAGGGGTTAGCGTTACCTTGTTTGGCACCATCGGGGTCAGCCAAGCCCATGCCCTTGGCCTTTCCTTGGCTTGGTTTCTGGTAATTGTCCTAACCAGTTTGATAGGAGGGGTCCTCTATTTTCTGAAAGGAACCTCTCCCCCGCCCATCACCCCCCAAAAGCCATTTTAA
- a CDS encoding Dabb family protein yields MIKHIVLWRLKETSGDQTKEKNASKLKTILEDLKGKIPEIKSLEVGIDFNRSEAASDVALYSEFENKEALERYQKHSEHMKVVAFVKEISAERRVVDYIS; encoded by the coding sequence TTGATCAAACACATTGTGTTGTGGCGATTAAAGGAGACGTCGGGAGATCAAACAAAAGAGAAAAACGCTTCCAAGCTCAAAACCATTCTGGAAGATTTAAAAGGAAAAATTCCCGAAATAAAGTCTTTAGAGGTCGGGATTGATTTTAACCGATCCGAAGCCGCTTCCGATGTGGCTCTCTACTCTGAATTTGAAAATAAAGAAGCCTTGGAAAGATACCAAAAACATTCGGAGCATATGAAAGTCGTGGCGTTTGTTAAGGAGATCAGTGCTGAGAGAAGGGTAGTGGATTACATCTCATAA
- a CDS encoding ATPase, T2SS/T4P/T4SS family, which yields METGKRNYLKKRLGNFLVENGLLEPADLEKALEEQKRTGKKLGEILIDLNLITEEQVKKSLAFQLGYQVVEMDRISFDPEVVFLISEHLARKHNIIPLKLENRVLTVAMVDPLDYDCIRDLSFYCGYAIEPVLASKQEIVEANNRQYKEKTSDQSKSVEDIVKESAKDFNDETLIQVVPEIRTDKIENQSLEEKSQLAPIIRLANVIISSGIKNKASDIHIEPGKQDCRIRYRVDGLLREGMRVPRWVQGALASRIKILANLDIADRRQPQDGAVRIKVENREIDLRVSVIPAQHGEKVVIRILDQSNLLTTLESLGLLPEQFSLVESLCTHRKGIILVTGPTGSGKTTTLYAMINRLRSESTNLMTVEDPIEYTIDGVNQIQINTSIDLSFAKCLRAILRQDPNVILIGEIRDSETAEIAFRAAMTGHLVLSTLHTNDAPSTIGRLLEIGIPRHLIASQVVGIMAKRLVRTLCTHCKEPIPTPEEELSLLNIPPQAVKEITFFQAKGCSNCSQTGYQGRTGIHEIMGFKPALRDSISANAPEQQIRSEALSMGMIGLRESGLQKIREGLTSVSELARVIEVEDQLQTFCQNCSKSLTIDFLICPYCGEEVLHRCQTCKKALQPEWAFCPYCREKKP from the coding sequence ATGGAAACCGGAAAAAGAAATTATTTAAAAAAACGCCTTGGAAATTTCCTGGTTGAAAACGGTTTATTGGAACCCGCCGACTTGGAAAAAGCCCTCGAAGAACAAAAGAGGACCGGGAAAAAACTTGGGGAAATTTTGATCGATTTAAATTTGATCACGGAGGAGCAAGTCAAAAAATCCTTGGCGTTTCAATTGGGCTATCAAGTGGTTGAAATGGACAGGATTTCCTTCGACCCCGAAGTAGTTTTTTTGATATCGGAGCATTTGGCCCGGAAACACAACATCATTCCGCTGAAACTCGAAAACAGAGTGTTAACGGTGGCCATGGTGGACCCCCTCGACTACGACTGTATCCGAGACCTTTCGTTTTATTGCGGCTATGCCATTGAACCGGTTCTGGCCTCTAAACAAGAAATTGTTGAAGCCAACAATCGCCAATATAAAGAAAAAACCTCCGATCAATCCAAATCCGTTGAAGATATTGTCAAAGAATCAGCAAAGGATTTTAACGATGAAACACTGATTCAGGTTGTCCCTGAAATTCGAACGGATAAAATTGAAAACCAATCATTGGAGGAAAAAAGTCAACTGGCCCCAATTATTCGTTTGGCCAATGTGATTATCAGCAGCGGGATAAAAAATAAAGCCAGCGACATCCATATTGAACCTGGAAAGCAGGATTGCCGTATTCGGTATCGCGTGGACGGGTTGTTAAGAGAGGGAATGCGAGTTCCGCGATGGGTGCAAGGGGCGTTGGCCTCCAGAATCAAAATTTTAGCCAACCTGGATATTGCAGATAGAAGACAACCCCAAGATGGCGCCGTGCGAATCAAAGTTGAAAACCGGGAAATTGATTTGAGGGTATCCGTCATCCCTGCCCAACACGGGGAAAAAGTAGTCATCCGAATATTGGATCAATCCAATTTATTAACCACATTGGAATCCCTGGGGTTGCTTCCAGAGCAGTTTTCATTGGTAGAATCGCTTTGTACTCATCGAAAGGGAATTATTCTGGTCACCGGCCCTACAGGCAGCGGAAAAACAACCACCCTGTACGCCATGATCAACCGTTTAAGATCTGAGAGCACGAATTTAATGACGGTGGAAGATCCTATTGAATACACCATCGATGGGGTGAATCAGATTCAAATCAATACCAGTATTGACCTTTCATTCGCCAAATGTCTACGGGCTATCCTTAGACAGGACCCGAATGTGATTTTGATTGGGGAAATCCGGGATTCTGAAACTGCCGAAATTGCATTTAGGGCAGCGATGACCGGCCACCTGGTCCTTTCGACCCTACACACCAATGACGCCCCTTCCACCATTGGCCGTCTTTTGGAAATTGGGATTCCCCGCCACCTCATCGCATCTCAAGTGGTCGGAATCATGGCAAAACGGTTGGTCCGTACCCTTTGCACCCATTGCAAAGAACCCATTCCCACGCCTGAGGAAGAATTGTCGCTTTTAAATATTCCTCCTCAAGCGGTTAAAGAAATTACCTTTTTCCAGGCTAAAGGATGTTCTAATTGTTCCCAAACGGGATATCAAGGGCGAACCGGAATCCACGAAATCATGGGGTTCAAACCCGCCCTTCGGGATTCTATTTCCGCCAATGCCCCGGAACAGCAAATTCGGTCAGAGGCACTTTCCATGGGAATGATTGGCCTTCGGGAATCCGGCCTTCAAAAAATACGAGAGGGTTTAACATCAGTCTCGGAATTGGCAAGAGTCATTGAGGTGGAAGATCAGCTTCAAACCTTTTGCCAAAACTGTTCAAAATCCCTTACCATCGATTTTCTTATCTGCCCTTACTGCGGGGAAGAAGTCCTTCACCGCTGTCAAACCTGTAAAAAAGCCCTGCAACCCGAATGGGCATTCTGTCCTTATTGCCGTGAAAAGAAACCTTAA
- a CDS encoding PBP1A family penicillin-binding protein: MALNLSFFKGMWEKKGKRKNRNKKVKLFIYLTFFLGLITTSLYAIHLNKVITDRFEGKRWHLPSKVYSDTFPIYPGINVYHPSLLNKLKRLNYKQGTLPLQQKGDFIWNERWIDVYLHDFEYPDTSFTGFPVRLSLEGDEIHSISNLNTNENLYMVDFEPELLSGFFNQTWEERDLVQLSQVPSHLTDAIITIEDSRFYEHGGLDLRSILRAFLANLKEGEVVQGGSTLTQQLVKNFFLTQDRTWSRKLNEALMAYILEAKYSKNEILEAYLNEIYMGQQGNMSIHGIGKAAQFFFGKEVGNLTLEESALLAGLIKSPNSLSPYHNPERAEKRRNWVLLKMMEQGKIQEASYQKALNRKTTPRGFVGSFHQAPYFIDFVKQQLQEYYPPEILHSDGLRIFTTLDTDIQREAEASLQKGLKNLEEDFPSLKRENPLDQIQGSLVVVQPQTGYVKAMVGGRNYSVSQFNRVTQAKRQPGSLFKPFVYLTGISQNRSGMKDSITGATLVEDTPISIPVVEKGQKKEWAPENYDHTFHGSVTLRTALESSLNAATVRLAQTVGINEITKTATAIGISSPLDQVPSLALGTSEVSPLEMATAYTTLANQGIKTTLLSIKQVLDKGGKILQNREIQVEKVITPQNAYLMTYLLQGVVEHGTASGVRALGYKGPVAAKTGTTSDYRDAWFVGYTPELLGLVWVGFDRNDSTYLTGSRAALPIWVDLMKRISSGVNPDFLSPSNIIFRKIDPKTGLLTSFQCPDGVQEAFVEGTEPKNRCGEGKKGIMDWFRNLWNP, encoded by the coding sequence ATGGCCTTAAATCTTAGTTTTTTCAAAGGAATGTGGGAAAAAAAAGGTAAAAGAAAAAACAGAAATAAAAAGGTAAAACTTTTTATTTATTTAACGTTTTTTCTTGGATTGATTACAACTTCCCTCTATGCCATTCACTTAAACAAAGTCATTACAGACCGTTTTGAAGGAAAACGGTGGCACCTCCCTTCAAAGGTTTATTCCGACACCTTCCCCATCTATCCCGGTATAAACGTTTACCATCCCTCTCTTTTAAACAAACTCAAGCGTCTCAACTACAAACAGGGAACCCTTCCACTCCAACAAAAAGGGGATTTTATATGGAATGAAAGGTGGATCGACGTCTATCTGCATGACTTTGAATATCCGGACACATCTTTTACAGGTTTTCCGGTACGCCTTTCCCTGGAAGGAGATGAGATTCATTCCATCTCCAACCTGAATACGAATGAAAATCTTTACATGGTGGATTTTGAACCTGAACTGCTTTCAGGGTTTTTTAACCAAACCTGGGAAGAACGGGATCTGGTTCAGCTCTCCCAAGTTCCTTCCCATCTAACGGATGCCATTATTACGATTGAGGATTCCCGTTTTTACGAACATGGAGGACTTGATCTTCGTTCAATACTGAGGGCGTTTCTCGCAAACCTCAAGGAAGGGGAGGTTGTTCAGGGAGGAAGCACATTAACCCAGCAATTGGTTAAAAATTTCTTTTTAACCCAAGATCGGACTTGGAGTAGGAAACTAAATGAAGCCCTAATGGCTTATATTCTGGAAGCCAAGTACTCCAAAAATGAAATTCTTGAGGCCTATCTGAACGAAATTTATATGGGACAACAGGGGAATATGTCCATTCATGGAATTGGAAAAGCGGCCCAGTTCTTTTTCGGAAAGGAAGTTGGGAATTTAACTTTAGAAGAATCAGCCCTATTGGCCGGATTGATCAAATCCCCCAATTCCCTTTCCCCCTATCACAATCCAGAACGGGCGGAAAAAAGAAGGAATTGGGTCCTTCTCAAGATGATGGAACAGGGAAAGATTCAAGAAGCTTCCTATCAAAAGGCTCTCAACCGAAAAACGACTCCCCGAGGTTTTGTTGGGAGTTTTCATCAAGCCCCTTACTTCATTGATTTTGTGAAACAACAACTCCAAGAATACTATCCTCCAGAGATACTGCATTCTGATGGACTCCGCATTTTTACAACCCTCGATACTGATATTCAACGGGAAGCGGAAGCCAGCCTCCAGAAAGGGTTAAAAAATCTGGAGGAAGATTTCCCCAGCCTTAAACGGGAGAATCCTTTAGACCAGATTCAAGGGTCCCTCGTGGTCGTTCAACCTCAAACCGGATATGTCAAAGCCATGGTGGGGGGAAGAAACTATTCCGTGAGCCAATTTAACCGGGTGACTCAAGCAAAGCGGCAACCGGGCTCTCTATTTAAACCTTTCGTTTACCTCACGGGAATTTCCCAAAACCGTTCCGGAATGAAAGATTCCATTACCGGGGCCACCCTTGTAGAAGATACCCCCATTTCGATTCCGGTGGTTGAAAAAGGTCAAAAAAAAGAATGGGCCCCTGAAAATTATGACCACACCTTTCACGGGAGTGTTACCCTACGCACCGCCCTTGAAAGTTCTTTAAATGCTGCAACGGTCCGACTTGCCCAAACGGTTGGGATTAACGAAATCACCAAAACCGCCACAGCCATTGGGATTTCCAGCCCCCTGGACCAGGTCCCTTCATTGGCATTGGGAACTTCCGAGGTTTCCCCTCTTGAAATGGCAACCGCCTATACCACACTGGCAAACCAAGGAATTAAAACCACGCTTCTGTCCATTAAACAGGTTCTGGACAAAGGCGGAAAAATTCTTCAAAATCGGGAAATTCAGGTTGAAAAAGTGATAACCCCTCAAAATGCCTATTTGATGACCTACCTTCTTCAAGGGGTAGTGGAGCATGGAACCGCATCCGGGGTCCGGGCATTGGGATATAAGGGACCGGTGGCGGCAAAAACAGGGACCACAAGTGATTATCGGGATGCCTGGTTTGTTGGATATACTCCGGAGCTGTTGGGTTTAGTTTGGGTGGGGTTTGACCGAAACGATTCAACCTATTTAACCGGATCCAGGGCAGCGCTCCCCATTTGGGTTGATTTAATGAAACGAATTTCCAGTGGGGTAAACCCCGATTTCCTTTCCCCCTCCAACATTATTTTCAGAAAAATTGATCCTAAAACAGGGCTTTTGACCTCCTTTCAATGTCCAGACGGTGTTCAGGAAGCCTTCGTTGAAGGAACGGAACCTAAAAATCGTTGCGGTGAAGGGAAAAAAGGTATAATGGATTGGTTTAGAAATTTATGGAATCCTTAG
- a CDS encoding DEAD/DEAH box helicase, with the protein MVYNFPMALTFFHPLVQKWFATRFGTPTEAQQEGWPPILKEQDTLIAAPTGSGKTLSAFLACLNDLVHQGASGDLPDHTQAIYVSPLKALSNDIQRNLQGPLTEIMALAFQEGLLLPHIRVLVRTGDTPASERQAMLKKPPHIIVTTPESFYLLLTAEKSRQLLKTVKTIIIDEIHSVARDKRGSHLALSLERLDHLCLKRPVRIGLSATQRPMEEIARFLVGTNRVAPKGKPQCTIVDVGHKRKMDLSIEIPPSPLSAICSNEQWKEIYNRLAELVQTHRSTLIFVNTRRLAERITHNLTELLGPEAVSSHHGSLSKKIRLRAEQRLKDGELKAVVATASLELGIDVGFIDLVIQMGSPRAIATFLQRVGRSGHALGLVPKGRLFALTRDELIECTALLRAVQSGHLDRIEIPEAPLDILAQQIVAEVATREMDETELYQLCTGAWPFRNLTRKTFADVIHMLNEGFSTGLGKGNTFIHLDRVHQKIRPRRGSRLAALTSGGAIPELADYRVVAYPEKIHVGSVDEDFAIESMSGDIFLLGNTSWQILHVRGGEVGVQDAHGAPPTIPFWRGEAPARTIELSEEISKLREEIFKRLHSPQKAQDWLKKEIDIPESAAHQMVDYFQAQKAAIGVLPSQGHIVFERFFDESGGMQLVIHSPFGGRINRAWGLSLRKSFCRTFDFELQSSADDNGIVISLGPQQSFPLESISKMVTPNNGKTILEQALLAAPMFMTRWRWNANRSLAILRQRGGKRVPPPIQRMRADDLMVKLFPQQMACRENLPQGDVPIPDHPLVFQTVFDCLHEAMDVDGWLNLLKKIEGGQISITAVDTREPSPFSYEILNANPYAFLDDAPLEERRARAVSTRRTLTIESVRDIGKLDPHAIEQVKKEAWPLVRTPDELHEALSQVGMFPFSDGTQWEEYYKTLHKEGRALEVSGKEQKPFWVATELWPLVKIARPDFSLDIEPLVPQGVRTDWSASEAWTFLVHGRLELLGPTTVDKLSSDLGLDPSKVDSALSALESQGLVLRGHFNPNATEPEWCSRHLLTRIHRLTLDRLRRQVEPVTVEQFFQFLFRWHHLETGTQLNGPQGVASVIEKLQGFEIPAMAWEQIILPQRVKKYETRWLDELCLNGEVTWARISQPFAKTDDLPNRIRMATKILPISLMIREDLWWLCPSTPNIPPYILSHGAQSTLELLQKQGATFFPDLLKGTGLLPTQQEEALWELVAAGLITGDGFAGIRSLTNPLKKHQESVIRRLKRRGRAVHAVRRGAGRWTIFQTNHSEKQEQEEQTEAWAHQLLERYGILFRDLLSRDDCAPPWYSLRPILRRMEARGEVHGGRFVSGVSGEQYGLPDAVEMLRHIRKESPEPAITYVSGVDPLNLIGIITPGSRLPALSFNIAAFYGGSLVGSTKGGEVWVSENLKTELTSKVFQILKSGRLLNPYS; encoded by the coding sequence ATGGTTTATAATTTCCCCATGGCTTTAACCTTTTTTCATCCCCTAGTCCAAAAATGGTTTGCCACCCGCTTTGGAACCCCTACGGAAGCCCAGCAGGAGGGATGGCCTCCCATTTTAAAGGAGCAAGATACACTGATTGCAGCCCCCACCGGGTCGGGGAAAACACTTTCCGCATTTCTGGCCTGTCTGAACGATTTAGTTCATCAAGGCGCTTCGGGAGACCTTCCGGATCATACACAAGCTATTTATGTCTCTCCTTTAAAAGCACTGAGCAATGATATTCAACGAAATCTCCAGGGCCCTTTAACCGAAATCATGGCCTTGGCTTTTCAAGAGGGCCTTTTACTTCCTCATATTCGAGTGCTTGTCCGAACAGGGGATACCCCGGCATCTGAGCGTCAAGCCATGCTTAAAAAACCGCCCCATATCATCGTGACCACACCCGAATCATTTTATTTGTTGCTCACTGCCGAAAAAAGCCGGCAACTGCTTAAAACCGTTAAAACCATTATTATCGATGAAATTCATTCGGTGGCCCGGGACAAACGTGGCTCACACCTGGCCTTGTCTTTGGAACGCCTCGACCATCTCTGCCTGAAGCGTCCAGTACGCATTGGTTTATCGGCCACCCAACGGCCCATGGAAGAAATTGCGCGCTTCCTCGTGGGAACCAATCGGGTGGCTCCAAAAGGGAAACCACAATGCACGATTGTTGATGTGGGACACAAAAGAAAAATGGACCTTTCTATTGAAATCCCCCCTTCCCCCTTATCCGCCATCTGCTCCAATGAACAATGGAAAGAGATATACAACCGCTTGGCAGAACTGGTGCAAACACACAGAAGCACATTAATTTTCGTCAATACCCGAAGACTCGCTGAGCGAATCACACACAATCTGACCGAACTGTTAGGTCCCGAGGCCGTCTCTTCTCATCACGGATCTCTTTCAAAAAAAATCCGTCTTCGGGCGGAACAACGCCTTAAAGATGGAGAGCTCAAAGCAGTGGTTGCAACCGCATCTTTAGAATTAGGGATTGATGTGGGGTTTATTGATTTAGTGATCCAGATGGGTTCTCCCCGCGCTATCGCCACCTTTCTTCAACGGGTCGGCCGCTCGGGACACGCATTGGGTCTTGTTCCAAAAGGTCGGCTCTTTGCTTTAACACGGGATGAACTGATTGAATGCACTGCCCTTCTTCGGGCCGTCCAATCGGGGCATCTGGATCGGATCGAGATCCCGGAAGCCCCCTTGGATATTCTCGCTCAGCAAATCGTTGCCGAAGTAGCCACGCGGGAAATGGATGAGACAGAACTATATCAACTCTGCACCGGGGCCTGGCCATTCCGGAACCTCACACGTAAAACCTTTGCTGATGTCATCCACATGCTAAATGAGGGCTTCTCTACCGGTTTGGGAAAAGGAAATACGTTCATCCACTTGGACCGGGTACATCAAAAGATTCGCCCCAGGAGAGGCAGTCGATTGGCCGCATTAACCTCAGGGGGCGCCATTCCTGAATTGGCAGACTACCGGGTGGTGGCTTATCCGGAAAAAATCCACGTCGGCTCAGTGGATGAGGATTTTGCCATTGAAAGCATGTCCGGTGATATTTTCCTGTTAGGCAACACCTCGTGGCAAATTCTCCATGTTCGAGGAGGTGAGGTTGGGGTCCAGGATGCCCACGGAGCTCCCCCTACCATTCCCTTTTGGCGTGGGGAAGCTCCCGCCCGAACAATTGAATTATCAGAAGAAATATCTAAGCTTCGGGAAGAGATCTTCAAACGACTCCATTCCCCGCAAAAAGCACAGGACTGGCTTAAAAAAGAAATTGATATTCCCGAGAGTGCCGCCCACCAAATGGTGGACTATTTTCAAGCCCAGAAAGCCGCCATTGGTGTTCTTCCCTCACAGGGACATATCGTCTTTGAACGGTTTTTTGATGAATCAGGGGGAATGCAATTAGTGATTCACTCCCCCTTTGGAGGCCGAATCAACCGAGCGTGGGGTCTTTCTTTAAGGAAATCCTTTTGCCGGACCTTTGATTTTGAACTTCAATCCAGTGCCGATGATAACGGCATTGTAATCTCTCTTGGCCCTCAGCAAAGCTTTCCCTTGGAAAGCATTTCTAAAATGGTCACCCCGAACAATGGAAAAACAATATTGGAACAAGCGTTATTGGCAGCCCCCATGTTTATGACACGGTGGCGGTGGAATGCCAACCGTTCGTTAGCCATTCTACGGCAGCGGGGAGGAAAAAGGGTTCCCCCACCTATACAAAGAATGCGGGCGGATGACCTCATGGTCAAACTCTTTCCCCAGCAGATGGCCTGTCGTGAAAACCTTCCTCAAGGAGACGTTCCCATTCCCGATCATCCACTTGTATTTCAAACTGTCTTTGATTGCCTCCACGAAGCCATGGATGTTGACGGCTGGCTCAACCTGCTTAAAAAAATTGAAGGAGGTCAAATTTCCATTACAGCGGTAGACACACGGGAACCCTCTCCCTTCTCCTATGAAATTTTAAACGCCAACCCCTACGCTTTCCTGGACGATGCCCCATTGGAAGAACGAAGGGCGCGTGCCGTTTCCACACGAAGAACACTGACCATCGAATCCGTCCGGGACATCGGAAAACTCGATCCCCATGCCATCGAACAGGTCAAAAAAGAAGCCTGGCCTCTGGTTCGAACACCGGATGAACTTCATGAAGCCTTAAGCCAGGTGGGGATGTTTCCTTTCTCTGATGGAACTCAATGGGAAGAATATTATAAAACCCTCCATAAAGAAGGGAGAGCCCTTGAGGTTTCCGGAAAAGAACAAAAACCTTTTTGGGTTGCAACCGAATTGTGGCCTCTGGTCAAAATTGCTCGGCCGGATTTTTCCCTTGATATTGAACCCCTGGTCCCACAAGGAGTCCGTACGGATTGGTCAGCATCGGAGGCGTGGACCTTTCTCGTTCATGGCCGACTGGAACTATTGGGACCAACCACTGTAGACAAGCTTTCTTCTGATCTGGGTTTGGACCCATCTAAAGTCGATTCAGCGCTTTCAGCACTAGAGAGTCAGGGATTGGTTTTACGGGGCCATTTTAATCCGAATGCAACCGAACCCGAATGGTGCTCCCGTCATCTGTTAACCCGTATCCATCGGCTAACATTAGATCGACTCCGCCGCCAGGTGGAACCTGTCACCGTAGAGCAGTTCTTTCAATTTCTTTTTCGCTGGCATCACCTGGAAACCGGAACACAACTCAACGGCCCTCAGGGAGTGGCTTCGGTTATTGAAAAGCTTCAGGGGTTTGAGATTCCAGCAATGGCATGGGAGCAGATTATTTTACCTCAACGGGTTAAAAAGTATGAAACCCGATGGTTGGACGAACTCTGCTTAAATGGAGAGGTCACATGGGCCCGAATCTCCCAGCCTTTTGCTAAAACCGATGACCTTCCCAACCGGATCCGAATGGCTACTAAAATTCTTCCCATTTCATTAATGATCCGGGAAGACCTTTGGTGGCTTTGTCCTTCTACTCCAAACATTCCCCCTTATATTTTAAGCCATGGTGCCCAATCCACATTGGAACTGCTCCAAAAACAGGGGGCCACCTTTTTCCCGGATCTTTTGAAAGGAACCGGTCTCCTTCCCACGCAACAGGAGGAAGCCTTGTGGGAATTGGTCGCCGCAGGTTTAATAACCGGGGACGGATTTGCCGGTATCCGGTCGTTAACGAACCCATTAAAAAAACATCAGGAATCCGTCATCCGGCGATTAAAAAGAAGGGGGCGTGCCGTGCATGCCGTTAGGCGGGGTGCAGGCCGGTGGACGATTTTTCAGACAAACCATAGTGAAAAACAAGAACAAGAAGAACAGACGGAGGCTTGGGCTCACCAACTTTTGGAACGTTATGGCATCCTATTCCGTGATCTTCTTTCCAGAGATGATTGTGCCCCTCCCTGGTATTCCCTTCGCCCTATTCTCAGAAGGATGGAAGCAAGAGGTGAAGTTCACGGAGGACGTTTTGTATCAGGTGTCAGCGGGGAGCAATATGGTCTTCCCGATGCAGTAGAAATGCTCCGTCACATTCGAAAGGAATCCCCCGAACCCGCCATCACCTATGTCAGCGGGGTGGATCCTTTGAACCTTATTGGGATCATCACTCCAGGATCTCGTTTGCCGGCCCTTTCTTTTAATATTGCCGCTTTTTATGGAGGCTCTTTGGTTGGATCAACAAAAGGGGGCGAAGTTTGGGTATCTGAAAATTTAAAAACAGAACTAACAAGTAAGGTTTTCCAGATCTTGAAATCAGGAAGACTATTAAATCCTTATTCATAG